GGCTCAACGCAAGTACTCAGCCGAAACGAAAGTGCCGTTTGAGCCGTGAAAACGCCCACGGCAGAAAGACAAGCCGGGAATTAGAAGCCCGTTCTGACACCGATCCGCGCCAAAGATCCCGGCTGCGTCGAATCGCCGACCTATGCTGGATCGGTGACCGTCCCCGACTCGGCCGCGCACGGACAGAGCTCTCCGCAAACACCGGGACCGGCTGTTCCCGGTGTCCGCACCGCGGCGTTCTTCGATTTGGACAAGACCATCATCGCCAAGTCCAGCACGCTGGCTTTCAGCAAACCCTTTTTTGCGCAGGGACTACTTAACCGGCGGGCTGTGCTGAAGTCCAGCTACGCGCAGTTCATCTTCCTGCTCTCCGGGGCCGACCATGACCAGATGGACCGGATGCGCGCTCACCTGGCCAACATGTGCGTCGGGTGGGACGTCGAGCAGGTCAAGTCGATCGTCGCCGAGACGCTGCACGACATCGTGACTCCGCTGGTGTTCGCCGAGGCCGCTGACCTGATCGCGGCCCACAAGCTGTTCGGGCGCGACGTCGTGGTGGTGTCCGCATCGGGCGAAGAGATCGTCGCGCCGATCGCCCGGGCGCTGGGCGCCACGCACGCGATGGCCACCCGGATGGTGGTCGAGGACGGCAAGTACACCGGCGAGATCGCGTTCTACTGCTACGGCGACGGCAAGGTGCAGGCGATCCGCGAGCTGGCCGCCCGCGAGGGTTACCCCTTGGAGCACTGCTACGCCTACTCCGACTCGATCACCGACCTGCCGATGCTGGAAACGGTGGGGCACCCGTCGGTGGTCAACCCCGACCGTGGTCTGCGGCGAGAAGCCCTCGAACGCGGCTGGCCGGTGTTGTCGTTCTCCCGGCCCGTGTCGCTGCGCGACCGAATACCGGCGCCCTCGGGGGCGGCCATCGCGACGACGGCCGCCGTCGGTGTGACCGCGGTGGCGGCCGGCGCCGTCACCTACGCGCTGTTGCGGCGTTACGCGTTCTGACGGCGCCTGCCAGCACTGCCGTCGCAATTTTCCCAACCGTCCCGTCAGCAAACGCACGGACGGGAAATTCGCTGCAATTGCCGAACTTTCACCCGCGACAGGGGTTGCTGTGCCTGTGGTCTAGTAGTACAAAGGAACCACGGCAGCCCGGTGAGGCCAAGGTCGATCCGGAAGAGAAGGTTCGTTCTCCCGACCCGGGCACCCAGCACGGTTCTCGGCACCCACGCGGAGTCATAGCCGCGATAATGGCAGAAGTGTTGCGGGCCTGCGTAATTGCGAATGACGGAATGCCCCGACGGCCCTTTGGGTGGGGTCGCAGCAGGAAGTTTCGCAAACGCGCCGAGGCCACCCACGCAGCCCACATATGCACGCTTGGTACCCGGGAACCGTGTTGGCGGGCGGCGATTCGAATTCATTCGTATCGCCGCCCGCTTCGCATTTTCCGGTGCGCTATCTTTTCGGGCCCCCAGCTACCGAATCGGCAATCGCCACAGCTTCCTGCGCGCCGGCCCGCAACGCCCGGCAACACAGCACCAGCCAGGCCGCCACGCCGTCGGGGGAACCGGACGCGAACTTCAGCGCGGCGTCCCGGTAGGCCGCGGGCTGACGCATCCACATCACCTCCGGCACACCCAGCCCATGCGGATCCAGGCCGCCGGCAATGGTCACCAACCGAGACACCGCACGGGCGACGACACCGTCGGCGCTGCCGAACGGCTCGAGTGTCAGCAACTCCCCGTGCGCCACGGCGGCAACCACCGGCGCCGAAGCCGCAGTGGGTCGGGTGACGACGTCGGCGAGCAACTCCAGCCGCGGGCCGATCTCGGGTGCGGCACGCGGGCGGCCCAGCCGTGCCTCGTCGACCTGGTCGGCGGCCGCCAGCATGTGCAGCCGCGCCAGCGCCTGCAGTGGCGCTTTCCGCCACACGGCGACGAGTGACCCCTCGCCGCCTTCCAGGGCCTGGGCCACCCGCAACGCTCCGCCGAACACCGGGTCGCTGACGCCTGCGGCATCCGCGACGTCGTCGAGCTGCACCGGACCGCCGTCGAGCACCGAGGAGGCCCGGGCCGCTCGCAACGACGCCTCCGCGGCCGTCACCGGCCAGCCGCGCAGGTTGGCCCGGTGCCGATGGGCCCGCCCCAGCGCCTCGCGCGCCCGGTCGCTGGCTTCAGCGACACCCGGCAGGTCCATCAGCGGCGCCAGCGGATCCGTCACAGCTTGAAACCTACTGGCAAGGCGCCGAAGAGGCGCCGGGGATGGCTTCCAGCAGTTGCCGGGTGTATTCGTGCTGAGGTGCGCTGAACACCCGCTCGGTAGGGGCCTGCTCGACCACCTGGCCGGCGCGCATCACCAGCACCCGGTCGGAGATCTGCCGGATCACGGCCAAGTCGTGGCTGATGAACAGATAGGTCAGCCCCAGCTCGGCCTGCAGTTCGGCCAGCAGGTCCAGGATCTGCTGCTGCACCAACACGTCCAATGCCGACACCGCCTCGTCGCACACCAGCACGTCGGGCCGCAGCGCGAGCGCGCGGGCGATCGCGACGCGCTGGCGCTGCCCGCCCGACAGCTCACGCGGCAGCCGGTTCAACACCGAGGACGGCAGCGACACCTGGTCGGCCAGCTCCCGCGCCGCGCGTCGGCGCTGCCCGCGGTCACCGAGCCGGTGGATGCGCAGCGGCTCCTCGATGGCACGTGCCACCGAATACATCGGATCCAGGCTGCTGTACGGGTTCTGGAACACCGGCTGCACCCGACGACGAAAAGCGAGTTCGGCAGCCCGGTCCATGGTGGTGACATCGGCGCCGTCGAACAGCACGGACCCTGACGTCGGCTTGAGCAAGCCGAGCACCATGCGCGCCAAAGTGGATTTGCCCGAACCTGATTCGCCGACCACGGCGAGGGTACTGGCCCGCGGCAGCCGGAACGACACCGCATCGACGGCGCGGAACTCGCTGCGCCGCCACGGTGCGCCGCGGGTTTCCCGATAGGTCTTGGTCAGCTCCGATACCACCAGGATGTCGGCGCCGCCTTGCTCGCCGACCCGGGCGGGGCGTTTGTCCCGGACCCTCAGCGACGGCGCGGCAGCAACCAGCCGGCGCGTGTACTCGTGCTGCGGTTCGCTGAGGATCGACTGCGCCGCACCGGATTCCACTACGACGCCGCGATGAACGACCACCACCGACTCGGCCCGCTCGGCGGCCAGCGCCAGGTCGTGGGTGATCAGCAGCAGCGCCGTTCCCAACTCGTCGGTGAGCTTGCGCAGATGATCGAGCACCTGCCGTTGTACGGTGACGTCCAGCGCCGAGGTCGGCTCGTCGGCGATGAGTAGTCGGGGCCGCCCGGCCAGCCCGATGGCGATCAGCGCACGCTGACACATACCGCCGGACAGCTGGTGCGGGTAGCGGCCCGCCTGCTTGGCCGGATCCCGCATCCCGGCCTCGGCGAGCAGCTCCACCGCCCGTTGCCGCGCCGCGCGACGATCGGTGTTGGCGCGCAACGCTTCCCGAATCTGGAACCCGACCTTCCAGACCGGGTTGAGGTTCGTCATGGGATCCTGTGGCACGTAGCCGATTTGGCGGCCGCGGATGGAGCGCATCGCCCGCTCACCCGCCGAGGTGATGTCGCGCCCGTCGAAAACGATGTGTCCGGCGGTGATTCGGCCTCCCGGGGAGAGTAGGCCGAGAATCGCCGCCGCCGCAGTGGACTTACCCGAGCCCGACTCCCCCACCACCGCGACCGTCTGACCCGGCAGCACCGAGAACGACATGCCGCACACCGCGGGTTGGTCGCCGAAGCTGACTTCCAGGCCCTCGACCGACAACAGCGGGTTCATGCGCGCCACGCCCTCGACGCCGGGTCCAGGCCGTCGCGTAGCGCATCGCCCATCATCATGAACGCCAGCACCGTGATCGCCAGCGCGCCGGCGGGATAGAACAGAATGGGTGATCCCGCCCGCAACCGCATCTGCGCCACGTTGATGTCCCCGCCCCACGAGACCACCGATGTCGGCAGTCCGACACCCAGGTAGGACAGGGTGGCTTCGGTGACGATGAAGGCGCCCAGCACGATCGTGGCGACCGCGATCACCGGCCCGATGGCGTTGGGTATCGCATGCCGCAGCAGAGTCTGAAATCTACCCAGCCCAAGGGCTTTGGCCGCCAGCACATAGTCACTGGAGCGCACCTGCAGCACCGAACTGCGCGCGATCCGGGCCACCTGCGGCCAGCCGAACAGAGCCAGGATGGCGATCACCGTCCACACCGTGCGGTGATGCAGCACCTGCATCAAGACGATCGCGGCCAACAGCAATGGCAGCGCGAAGAACACGTCGGCGACGCGCGACACCAGCGCATCCACCCAACCGCCGTAGAAGCCGGCCAGTGCCCCGAGCGCACCCCCGACCACAAACACCAGCAGCGTCGCGCCCAGTCCGACCGTGACCGATGCCCGCGCCCCGTAGACGGTGCGCGCGTAGATGTCGTGGCCTTGCAGGTCGGTGCCGAACCAGTGCGCCGCCGACGGCGGGAGCAGGCTCTGGCTCGGATCGGCGTAGCCGGGGTCCGCGCCGGTGAACAGCGCCGGGAACGCCGCAACCGCCAGGATCAGCACGATCAGCGCCGCGGAGATGACGAACTTCGGCCGCCTATACATAGCGGATCCGCGGGTCCAGCGCCGCGTACAGCAGGTCTACCAGCAGATTGCTGAGCAGGTAGATCAACACCAGAACCGTCACGATCGACACCACGGTGGGCGCCTCCTGCCGGGTGACGGCCTGGTACAGCACACCCCCGACGCCGTGGATGTTGAAGATCCCTTCTGTCACGATGGCGCCCCCCATCAGCGCTCCCAGGTCCGCGCCGAGGAAGGTCACCACCGGGATCAGCGAGTTGCGCAGGATATGGACCGTCACCACCCGTGGTCGCGACAGCCCCTTGGCGGTGGCGGTGCGGACGTAGTCGGCGTGGGCGTTGGCCGCGACCGCGGAGCGGGTCAAGCGCACCACGTACGCGAATGACACCGAGCCCAGCACGATTCCAGGCAGCAGCAGCCGGTCGAAGCTGGCCTGCCCGCCGACGGTGACCGGGGCCCACCCCAGCCGTACCCCGAACACGAACTGCGCCAGGAAGCCCAGCACGAAGATCGGGATCGCGATGATGATCAGCCCGGTGAGAAGAACGGTGGCGTCGAAGGAGCCGCCCTGGCGCAGCCCGGCGATCACCCCGAAGCCGATGCCCAGCACCGCCTCGATCACCAGCGCGATCAGCGCCAGCCGGATCGTCACCGGAAAAGCGTGTGCCAGAACGGCTCTCACCGGCAGACCGGAATACGCGCGGCCCAGGTCGCCGCGCAGCAGCCCGCCCAGATAGCGCAGGTACTGCACCAGGAACGGGTCGTCGAGATGGTACTGCGCACGCAGTTGCGCGGCCACCGCCGGACTCAGCGGCCGGTCGCCGGCGATAGCCGCGATCGGGTCGCCGGGTAGCAGGAACACCATCCCGTAGATCAGCAGCGTGGCACCTAGGAAGACCGGCACCATGGTGGCCAGGCGGCGCAGCACATACCAGCCCATCTCAACCCTTCACCAGGTTCTCGTAGTCGGGCATCCCGTTCCAGGTGGGCCTGACGTTGCTGACCTGGTTCGACCATCCGATGACACTGATGTAGTACCACAGCGGCACGCTCGGCATGTCGCGCAACAGGATTCGCTGTGCGACATTGGTCAGCACGTCTGCGTCGCGCAGATTGGGCGCCGCCTGGGCCGCCGCCAGCGCGGCGTCGAATTCCCGGCTGGAGTAGCCGACGTCGTTGGATCCCGCTCCGGTGGCGTACAGCGGGGCGAGGAATTCGATCATCGACGGGTAGTCGCCGATCCAGCCGGCCCGGAACGCGGTGTCGATGGTGCGGTTGCCGACCTGGGTGCGAAAGCCGGCGAAGGTGGGGTAGGGCGCACCGGCCGCGTCGATGCCCAGCACGTTTTTGATGCTGTTGGCCACCGCGTCGACCCACTCCTGGTGGCCGCTGTCGGCGTTGTAGGCGATGGCGTAGCGTCCGCTCCACGGCGAGATGGCGTTGGCTTGCGCCCAAAGTTTGCGGGCCCGTTCAGGATTGAAGTCCAACGCGTCGTTGCCCGGGATGTTCGGATCGAACCCGGGTAGCGAGCTGGCGGTGAAATCCCTTGCCGGGCTGCGTGTTCCGTTGAAGATCTGCTGACAGATCTGCGGGCGGTTGATCGCCGCCGACAAGGCCAGCCTGCGCAACCGGCCCTCCTCACCGCCGAAATGCGGCAGCCGCAACGGGGTATCCAGCGATTGACTGACAGCCACCGGGCTCTTGAGCCAGTTGCCGCCCAGATCGCGTGGATAGATGGTCAGCGCGCTGGACGGAATCGTGTCCAGCACATCGAGATTGCCGGACAACAGATCGGAATAGGCGGTCTCGAGGTTACCGTAGAACTCGAACCGCAGACCTTTGTTGCGGGGTTGGCGGTTGCCGTGATAGTCGGGATTGGGTCGTAGGTCCAACCGGACGTTGTGCTCCCAGGCCGGGCCGTCGGAGCCCTCGGCGAGCCGGTACGGGCCGTTGCCGATCGGGTGTTGCCCGAACGCGGTCAGGTCGCGAAATGCCGAGGGCGGCAGTGGGTAGAACGCGCTGTGGCCCAGACTCAGCACGAAGTCCACCGTCGGCGCCCGCAACTGCACCGTGAACTCGAGATCGCTGAGCACCTGCAGCCCCGACATGGTGGTCGGTCGTCCGGGGCCCGGCGGGCCGGCCACCTCGTCGAACCCGGCTATCGGACTGAAGAATTGTTGCTGCAGTTGGGCATTGGCACTCGCTGCCCCGTAGTTCCACGCGTCGACGAACGAGTGCGCCGTTACCGGAGACCCGTCGGTGAATTTCCAGCCCGGTTTGAGCACCACCCGGTAGTTGACGTTATCGGTGGTCGCCACGGACTCGGCGACCTCCGGGGCCGGCCGGCCGGCGGCGTCATAGGACATCAGCCCGGCGAAGAGCCGGTCGATGATGCGACCGCCGTTGCTGTCGTTGGTGCCGGTCGGGATCAGCGGGTTGGGCGGCTCGCCGCCGTTGACGACCACCAGATCGGGCGTCAGCACACCGCCGCCGCAACCGCACAGGCAACCGGCCAGCAGGGTGGCCACCAGCAGCACGGCCCCCATCCTCCGATGCATAACAGCGACCTTAAGGGGTGCGCCGCCCGAGCCCCGGTCGCGGCGGAAGATGTACGCCAGGTGACCGGGAATTGAAGGATGACCGCCGGTGCCGGGTGCGGTATTACGCTCACACCCGTGACCACCACCGATGCCGAACACCCCACGGCCTATCCGCCCCCGACGCAGTTCGCCGAGCAGGCCAACGCCCGGGCCGCGCTCTACGACCAGGCCGAGCAGGACCGCCTGGCGTTCTGGGCCGAACAAGCCGAGCGGCTGACCTGGGACACTCCCCACACCGAGGTGCTGGACTGGTCGGACGCGCCGTTCGCCAAGTGGTTCGTCGGGGGAAAGCTCAACGTCGCTTACAACTGCGTGGACCGCCACGTCGAGGCCGGCAACGGGGATCGGGTCGCCATCCACTGGGTCGGCGAGCCGGAGGGCCACGAGCGCACGCTGACCTACGCGGACCTGCAGCGGGAGGTCGCTAAGGCGGCCAACGCGCTGGCCGGCCTGGGCCTGGTCGCCGGGGACCGGGTGGCCATCTACCTACCGCTCATCCCGGAAGCCGTGATCGCGATGCTGGCCTGCGCCCGGCTGGGCATCATGCACACGGTGGTGTTCGGCGGCTTCACCGCGCACGCGCTGCGGGCCCGCATCGCCGACGCCCAGGCCAAGCTGCTGATCACCGCCGACGGTCAGTTCCGCCGCGGCCACCCGGCTCCGCTCAAGGAGGCCGCCGACGAGGCCGTCTCGGTCGAGGACAGTCCCGTCGAGAACGTGATCGTGGTGCGGCGCACCGGAATAGACGTGGAATGGAACGACGACCGCGACCTGTGGTGGCACGAGGTGGTCGACGAAGCGTCGCCCGAACACACCCCGGAGGCGTTCGACGCCGAGCAACCGCTGTTCCTGCTGTACACCTCCGGCACCACCGGAACGCCCAAGGGCATCGTGCACACCAGCGGCGGCTACCTGACCCAGTGCGCGTACACCATGCACGCCGTCTTCGACGTCAAACCGGAGCGTGACGTGTTCTGGTGCACGGCCGACATCGGCTGGGTCACCGGGCACACCTACGGCGTCTACGGTCCGCTGTCCAACGGCGTCACCGAGGTGCTCTACGAGGGCACCCCCAACACACCCAGCGAGCACCGGCATTTCGAGATCATCGAAAAGTACGGCGTCACAATCTATTACACAGCGCCGACGCTGATCCGTACGTTCATGAAGTGGGGCCGGGAGATCCCCGACGCGCATGACCTGTCCAGCATCCGGCTGCTGGGTTCGGTCGGCGAGATCATCAACCCCGAAGCGTGGCGCTGGTACCGCGACGTCATCGGCGGCGGACGCGTGCCCGTCGTCGACACCTGGTGGCAGACCGAGACGGGTGCGGCGATGATCTCCCCGCTGCCCGGTGTCAGCAAGGCCAAGCCCGGCTCGGCGATGACCCCGCTGCCGGGCATCTCGGCCAAAATCGTCGACGATCACGGCGAGCCGCTACCGCCGGACGAGGACGGCGAGACACACGTCACCGGCTATCTCGTCCTGGATCAGCCGTGGCCGTCGATGCTGCGCGGCATCTGGGGCGACCCGGAGCGGTACCGCAGGACGTACTGGTCGAAGTACCCCGAGCACGGCTATTACTTCGCCGGTGACGGCGCCCGGTTCGACCCCGACGGCGACATCTGGGTGCTGGGCCGCATCGACGACGTGATGAATATTTCCGGGCACCGCATCTCCACCGCCGAGGTGGAGTCCGCGCTGGTCGGGCACCCGGGGGTGGCCGAGGCGGCGGTGGTCGGGGTCACCGACGACACCACCGGCCAGGCAATCTGCGCGTTCGTGGTGTTGCGCGGCAACTACGAGGCCACCGACGGCACCGTCGAGGAACTGCGTGCCGAGGTCGCCCACGAGATCTCGCCGATCGCCAAGCCGCGCGAAGTCCATGTGGTGCCGGAGTTGCCGAAGACCCGCAGCGGCAAGATCATGCGCCGGTTGCTGCGCGACATCGCCGAGAACCGCGAGCTGGGCGACACCTCGACGCTGCTGGATCCCAATGTGTTCGACGCGATCCGCGAGGCCAAGTAAGCGCGTCAGGAAATCGGCACGAAACCGGAGCCGGGCCGGTTCTTGGCGACGATGTCGGCCAGGTCGGCGTTGATCGACATCACCACCGCCGGCGTGTGCAGCGGAATGTATTTGGTGATGCAGCTGGGCAGGCTGTCGCTGAAGGCGCCGTGGATCATGCCGACCAGCTGGCTGTCCACCGTGACCGGCGCCCCGGAGTCGCCGGGCCCACCGCACACCTGCATCAGGATGGTGCCCGGGTCCTGGCCGGGTCCCCAGGTCACGCCGCACGAGTTACCGGTGGTGCGGCCCTGCTTGCAGGCGACCTGTCCGAACGTCGGGTCGGGTCCGATGCCGTTGATGGCGAAGCCGTTCAGGTTGGCCACCGGCGTCACCTTGGCCGGGTCGAACTTGATGACCGCGTAGTCGAGGCTGTCGTTGCCGGCGACCATGGTGCCCACCGGACCCCGGTTCTCGGCGTCCTCGGCAGCGACGGGAGCGCCCGGGCCGCCGCAGTGCGCCGAGGTGAAACCGATCAGGTCACCACGATTGTCGTGGCCGATCGCGGTCAGCGTGCACAGCGTGCCGGTGTTGACGACGATGCCCGCGCCACCACCCAGCGGCACCTTCTCGTCGGCGTTGGCGGTGCCGGCCGGCGCCAGCAGCAGGCCCAGGAACACGGCCAGGACGGCCGCGATGGCGGGTACGGGGCCGCTAGGCGCCTTCGGCAAAGTATTACTCCCGTCGGGATTTTGAACCTGGAGAAAGTTCGGAGACCAGTGCGTCAGTGTAGAGGATCGTCCCATGGCGGCCGGGGCCGTTCCGAGCAGCCGACAACCTCAGTTCGCGGGCCGATCCGGCGTCGTTCACGGACGGTTCGGCTGGCCTCGTCCGGCAACGGTTCACATGGCAACATAAGCGGCGACGCGGCGCGCCGGTGGGGCGCTGGACGAAGGCGTGAAACGGAGAGGACCGTCTGTGAGCAAACCCGATAAGAACGGTGTGCCCAACACGCTGACCACGATCCCGCTGGCCGACCCGCACGCCCGGGCCGGTGAGCCGACGGTGGGCGACCTGATCAAGGATGCGACCACGCAGATGTCGACGCTGGTGCGCGCCGAGGTCGAGTTGGCCCGCGCCGAGATCACCCGGGACGTGAAGAAAGGCCTGACCGGCAGCGTCTTCTTCATCTCCGCGCTGGTCGTCCTGTTCTACTCCACCTTCTTTCTGTTCTTCTTCCTGGCCGAACTGCTCGACACCTGGCTGTGGCGCTGGGTGGCGTTCCTGATCGTCTTCGCGATCATGGTCGTGGTCACCGCGGTGCTGGCACTGCTGGGCTTCCTGAAGGTGCGCCGGATCCGGGGGCCGAGCAAGACCATCGAATCGGTGAAGGAATTGCCCAGCGCGTTCACGCCGGGTCACGACAAGACGCCGTCGACCTCGAACGTCCCGGCGATCACCTCGGACAAGACACCCACCGATCCCTCGGGTTGGTAGATGCCGGCTCCAGATCCGTCGATGGTCCGCATCGGCGGGCCTTGGCGCCATCTGGACGTGCACGCCAACGGTATCCGGTTCCATGTCGTCGAGGCTGTTGCCGACGATGTGGAGGCTGGTGTGCCGGCCACCGCGCGGCCGCTGGTCATCCTGCTGCACGGGTTCGGCTCGTTCTGGTATTCCTGGCGCCACCAGTTGCGGGAGTTGCGCGGGGCCCGGGTGGTCGCGGTCGACCTGCGCGGCTACGGCGGCAGCGACAAACCGCCGCGCGGCTATGACGGCTGGACGCTGGCCGGCGACACCGCCGGGTTGATCCGCGCGCTCGGGCATTCCTCGGCGACGCTGATCGGCCACGCCGACGGCGGGCTGGCCTGCTGGGCCACCGCGCTGCTGCATTCGCGGCTGGTCCGCGCCATCGCCCTGGTCAGTTCGCCGCACCCGGCCGCATTGCGGCGAGCCACGCTGACCCGCCGCGACCAGGGTCGCGCGCTGCTGCCCACACTGCTGCGTTACCAGACGCCGCTGTTTCCCGAGCGGCTACTGACCAGGAACAACGGCGCCGAGATCGAACGGCTGGTGCGTAGCCGCAGCAGTGCCAAATGGGTTGCCTCCGAGGATTTTTCGCAATCCGTCGACTACCTGCGCCAGGCCATCCGGATCCCGGGGGCCGCGCATTGTGCGCTGGAGTATCAGCGGTGGGCGGTGCGCAGCCAGCTGCGCACCGAAGGCCACCGTTTCATCAAGTCGACCGTGGCACCCCTCGGCGTGCCGCTGCTGCACATTCGCGGCGACGCCGACCCCTACGTGCTGGCCGCGCCCGTCGAGGGGACCCAGCGCTACGCGCCGCACGGACGCTATATATCTGTGGCCGGCGCCGGGCATTTCAGCCACGAAGAGGCTCCGCAGGAGATCAACCGGCACCTGATGAGGTTCCTCGATCAGCAGCGGGTCAGGTGACGCAGGCGCCGGTGTTGACCTGCTGGGTGGCGCCGATCTTGGTCAGCTGACTGTTCACTTCCTCGGCGGTCAACACGAAGCCGGTGTCGGCGTCGTCGACCGCGGCGCCGAACACCACGCCGAGCACGCGACCGTTCAGGTCGATCAGCGGCCCGCCCGAATCTCCTTGTTCCACATTGGCTCTGATCGTGTAGACGTCGCGGGTCACCTGCTGCGGGCTGTGGTAGATGTCGGGTCCGCTGAGCTTGATGATCTCCCGGATCCGGGCCGGGGTGGCAGTGAAGTTGCCGCCGCCCGGGTAACCGAGGACAACCACGTCGGTGCCGGTCTTGGCCGGGGCGGTGGCGAACTCGAGTGGCGCCGACGGCAGTCCCGGCACGGCGAGTATGGCGATGTCCACCTGAGGGTCGTAGGACACCACGGTGGCGTTGTAATCCTTGCCCGCCACCTGCAGCGAGACATTGTTGGATCCGGCCACCACGTGCGCGTTAGTCATCACCCGCTCCGGAGCGATCACGAAGCCGGTGCCCTCCAAGATCTTCTGGCAGCTCGGCGCCATGCTGCGGATCTTGACGACGCTGGGCGCGACGGTGGCGACCACCGGGTTGTTGGCCAGCGCCGGATCCGGCGAAGCGACCGGAATGATCGGGGTTCGGCTGAACGGCGGCAGCACCGCCGGCAGACCGGAGATGTTGAGCAGCGCCGAAAGCCGCTTGGGCACCGTCTTCAGCCAGGTCGGGGCCACCTCGTTGACTTCGGCGAGCACCCGCGAGCCACGGACCGCGGCGGCCAGCTCCGGCTGATCTTTGGACTGGGTCAGCGGTGTCGCCAGCAGCCAGGCCGCCGTGAGCACCACCACGAGCTGCAGCCCCACCCCGATCACCGAGTCGACCAGGCGGACCGGCCGGTTGCGGATCGCACTGCGCACGGCCCGGCCCAGCACCACGCCGGCGACCTCGCCGACCACCACCAGGGCCAGGATCACGAACAGCGCGGCGAACAGTTTGGCGCGCGGCGCCGAGATGTGGCCGACCAGGTGCGGCACCAGCAACACCCCGGCCATACCGCCGAGCACCACCCCCGCGAACGACAGCATGGAACCCAGTGCGCCGGACCGCCATCCGGAGATCGCGGCGATGAAGGCCACCGCCAGCACCGCGATGTCGAGCCACTGCGACGGGGTCATCGAGTTCATCGGTCGTCACCGACCAGCACCATCGCGTCATCCAGCTCGCGCAGGTCGTCGGTATCCCACGGCTGGGACCAGCCCGCGACGTCGAGCATCGCGGAGATCACCTGCCCGGTGAAGCCCCACACCAGCATCTGGTTCAGCAGAAACGCCGGCCCGGCCCAGCGCTTGCCCAACGTGCCGCGGTAGACCATCAGCCGATTCTCCGGGTTGATGAACGCGCGCACCGGGACCCGCGCCACGATCGCGGTCTCGGCGTCGTTGACAACGGTGACCGGCCCGGGATCCGGCGAGTACGCCAGCACCGGGACGACGTGGAAGTTCGACGGCGCGATGAACGTCCGTTCCATGGTGGCCAGCGCATGCAGTCGGGTGACGTCGATCCCGGTCTCCTCACGCGCTTCCCGCAGCGCG
The nucleotide sequence above comes from Mycobacterium kiyosense. Encoded proteins:
- a CDS encoding putative phosphatase produces the protein MTVPDSAAHGQSSPQTPGPAVPGVRTAAFFDLDKTIIAKSSTLAFSKPFFAQGLLNRRAVLKSSYAQFIFLLSGADHDQMDRMRAHLANMCVGWDVEQVKSIVAETLHDIVTPLVFAEAADLIAAHKLFGRDVVVVSASGEEIVAPIARALGATHAMATRMVVEDGKYTGEIAFYCYGDGKVQAIRELAAREGYPLEHCYAYSDSITDLPMLETVGHPSVVNPDRGLRREALERGWPVLSFSRPVSLRDRIPAPSGAAIATTAAVGVTAVAAGAVTYALLRRYAF
- the dppD gene encoding peptide ABC transporter ATP-binding protein, yielding MNPLLSVEGLEVSFGDQPAVCGMSFSVLPGQTVAVVGESGSGKSTAAAAILGLLSPGGRITAGHIVFDGRDITSAGERAMRSIRGRQIGYVPQDPMTNLNPVWKVGFQIREALRANTDRRAARQRAVELLAEAGMRDPAKQAGRYPHQLSGGMCQRALIAIGLAGRPRLLIADEPTSALDVTVQRQVLDHLRKLTDELGTALLLITHDLALAAERAESVVVVHRGVVVESGAAQSILSEPQHEYTRRLVAAAPSLRVRDKRPARVGEQGGADILVVSELTKTYRETRGAPWRRSEFRAVDAVSFRLPRASTLAVVGESGSGKSTLARMVLGLLKPTSGSVLFDGADVTTMDRAAELAFRRRVQPVFQNPYSSLDPMYSVARAIEEPLRIHRLGDRGQRRRAARELADQVSLPSSVLNRLPRELSGGQRQRVAIARALALRPDVLVCDEAVSALDVLVQQQILDLLAELQAELGLTYLFISHDLAVIRQISDRVLVMRAGQVVEQAPTERVFSAPQHEYTRQLLEAIPGASSAPCQ
- the dppC gene encoding peptide ABC transporter permease; the encoded protein is MYRRPKFVISAALIVLILAVAAFPALFTGADPGYADPSQSLLPPSAAHWFGTDLQGHDIYARTVYGARASVTVGLGATLLVFVVGGALGALAGFYGGWVDALVSRVADVFFALPLLLAAIVLMQVLHHRTVWTVIAILALFGWPQVARIARSSVLQVRSSDYVLAAKALGLGRFQTLLRHAIPNAIGPVIAVATIVLGAFIVTEATLSYLGVGLPTSVVSWGGDINVAQMRLRAGSPILFYPAGALAITVLAFMMMGDALRDGLDPASRAWRA
- the dppB gene encoding peptide ABC transporter, with amino-acid sequence MGWYVLRRLATMVPVFLGATLLIYGMVFLLPGDPIAAIAGDRPLSPAVAAQLRAQYHLDDPFLVQYLRYLGGLLRGDLGRAYSGLPVRAVLAHAFPVTIRLALIALVIEAVLGIGFGVIAGLRQGGSFDATVLLTGLIIIAIPIFVLGFLAQFVFGVRLGWAPVTVGGQASFDRLLLPGIVLGSVSFAYVVRLTRSAVAANAHADYVRTATAKGLSRPRVVTVHILRNSLIPVVTFLGADLGALMGGAIVTEGIFNIHGVGGVLYQAVTRQEAPTVVSIVTVLVLIYLLSNLLVDLLYAALDPRIRYV
- the dppA gene encoding peptide ABC transporter substrate-binding protein — translated: MGAVLLVATLLAGCLCGCGGGVLTPDLVVVNGGEPPNPLIPTGTNDSNGGRIIDRLFAGLMSYDAAGRPAPEVAESVATTDNVNYRVVLKPGWKFTDGSPVTAHSFVDAWNYGAASANAQLQQQFFSPIAGFDEVAGPPGPGRPTTMSGLQVLSDLEFTVQLRAPTVDFVLSLGHSAFYPLPPSAFRDLTAFGQHPIGNGPYRLAEGSDGPAWEHNVRLDLRPNPDYHGNRQPRNKGLRFEFYGNLETAYSDLLSGNLDVLDTIPSSALTIYPRDLGGNWLKSPVAVSQSLDTPLRLPHFGGEEGRLRRLALSAAINRPQICQQIFNGTRSPARDFTASSLPGFDPNIPGNDALDFNPERARKLWAQANAISPWSGRYAIAYNADSGHQEWVDAVANSIKNVLGIDAAGAPYPTFAGFRTQVGNRTIDTAFRAGWIGDYPSMIEFLAPLYATGAGSNDVGYSSREFDAALAAAQAAPNLRDADVLTNVAQRILLRDMPSVPLWYYISVIGWSNQVSNVRPTWNGMPDYENLVKG